The stretch of DNA GTCCGCATTGATCACCGCTTCGTCCTCGCGGACGGGATCGCCGTCAAAGGCGGGATCGGCGAACATGCGCGTCGCGGTTCCGGTGTAATCGATGATGTTGAAGGCGAGCTTGCCGTAGTCGGGCCGGAGACGGGTGCCCCGTCCGATAATCTGCTTGAACTCCGGCATGGAGCCGACGACCCGCGCGAGCACCACGTTCTTGCAGGTCGGGGCGTCCACGCCGGTCGTGAGAAGCTGCGACGTGGTGAGGATGACCGGCGTCTGGGTCTCGACATCCTGAAACTTCGCCCTGTGCGCGCTTCCCACATCGCCTTCGTCGGACGTCACACGGCAAACGTAGTCGGGATGGTCCTTCACGAGATCGGTGTTCAGGGCGGCGAGCGCCTGCCGCATTTCTAGCGCGTGTTCCTGGTCGACGCAGAAGACGATGGTCTTTGCGAAGCGGTCGGTCTCGGCCATGAAGCCCGCGAGATGTCTCGCAATGGCCTGCGTTCGCGCCCGCAGCGCCACGACCCGCTCGAAGTCCCGCGTGGAGTATTCGGCGTCGGGGATCTCGCGTCCATAGCGATCAAGTTGACCCCGCGTTGGTCGCCAGCCGGCAGCATCGTAGTCCGATATGACGCGATGGACCCGATACGGGGCCAAGAAGCCGTCAGCGATGCCCTGCGCGAGGCTGTACTCGTAAAGCGGATCACCAAAATAGTTGTAGGTATCGACATTGTCCTCTCGACGCGGCGTCGCTGTCATCCCAATTTGGGTTGCGGGCTCGAACCATTCGAGGATTTCCCGCCAGTTGCTGTCGTCGCGAGCACTGCCGCGATGACATTCGTCAATGATGATGAGATCAAAGAAATCGCGCGCATACTCGCGATAAAGGCCGGGACGGTTCTCGTCACGCGCGATGGACTGGTAGATGGCGAAATACATGTCGCGGCTCTTGACCGCCAAACCGCCGGCGATCTTGTGACGGGCGTCGCCAAATGGGCTGAAGTCTTTTGCCATCGGATCGTCGACCAGGACGTTGCGATCAGCGAGAAACAGGATCTTCGGGTTCCGGTTGACCCCTTTGGAATTCCAGCGTGCCGACCAGAGCTTCCAGCAGATCTGGAAGGCGACGGCAGTCTTGCCCGCTCCGGTGCACAGTGTGAGCAGGGCCCGCTTCCTGCCCTGAAGGGCGGCTTGGACCGCGCGGTTCACCGCGATTTCCTGATAGTAGCGAAGGGGTTTGGCTCGGTCTGGAAAGGTGGGCGTCAGCAGCCGTTCGGCCACTTGGTCGTCGACAATGCCCTCGGCGCGGCGGAGCCGAGCCCAAAGGTCACCAGGCGCCGGGAAATCCGAAATCGTTCGCTCGATGCCGGTCGTGTAGTCGAACTCGACAATCTCGATCCCATTGGTCGAATACGCGAACCGAAGTCCAAGGATTTCAGCATATTCCTTGGCTTGTTGGAGGCCCTCCGCGGCGTGCCGGTAGCGGGATTTGGCCTCAACGACGGCGATCGGGAAATCCGGATTATATCGGAGAAGATAGTCTGAGCGCTTCTGCTTGCCACGTCGAGCTTTGCCGCCGACAAATACAACTCGGCCGTCAGTAAAAGTTCTCTGCTCGTTTATCGCGTGCGGGCGTTCATCCCAGCCTGCTTCCTGCAGCTTCGGGACGACGAACTTCCTGCAGGTATCGGCTTCGTTCATGCGCAATCTACTTCGCCCGGTTTCGACATGCCATCGCGCAGCAAACGGCTTGTCAAAGAACTCGGCTCAGATCAACGCGCAATTCTTTGGTTTGGCAGCTCTTTCGCCTGACAACGGCTCGGAGAAGCTACAGCGTGGCCGACTGATGCCGCAAGCCTTATTCCGTCCCTGGCAGCAAGGACTCGCGCTGCCTCGACCATTCATGGGGGATCTGCACTCGCAGCGACTGAAGCGTCAGGCCCGGGGGATGCCGTGCGTCGAGTATCGCCTCGACGAGATCGGGCGCAAGCTGCGTCAGCCGAAGCACACGCGTGAGGTAGGAGACAGCGATGCCTTCCTGTGCGGCGAGGTCGGCTACCGTGGCAAAGTCACCGTTGTCGAGCATCCTCTTCCAGCGGAACGCGCGCGCAAGCGCCTTGATGAGCGTATCGTCCGGCCTCCCGCGCGCTTGGGTGCCTGATGGCCGCTGCATCTCTTTCCGCCCGCCGCGCTTCACGATGCGGAATGGCACGTGGATTGTGACCGTCTCGGAGACCGCCATCGCGCGGGTCATGCCGCTGCTCCGATGCTGCCAGACAGCATCTCGCGCGCGAGCCCTCCGAGGCCGTCCATCCGGAGCCGGAAGTTGAGCCCGTTCGTGCCGATATCGACGCGCTCAACCAGCAGCGTGACAATGCGCGCCTGCTCGGCGGGGAAGAGTTCGTCCCACAGCGGATCGAGCTGCTGCAAGGCCGCGCGTGCGTCGGCCTCGGAGATGTCGTCGGCGTAGGCACGCGCTGCCTTCCAGGTCCCCGCAACAATCTCCGGCTGGCGGAACACGGCGCGGAGCTGGTCTATGACGGCGCCCTCGATCTCGCCCGCAGGCACGCGGCCGACCGGGCACGACCCGGCACCGTGCTTCAGCACGGTCTGACTGACATAGTAGCGGTAGAGACGATCCCCCTTCCGAGTATGCGTCGGTGAGAACGCGGCGCCATCGGGCCCGAACAGCAGCCCCTTCAGCAGCGCGGGCGTGTCGGCGCGGGTGCGGGCCGCGCGCTTGCGCGGGCTCTCCTGCAGGATGGCGTGGACGCGGTCCCAAATCTCGGGATCGATGATGGCGTCGTGCTCGCCGGGATAGCTGTCGCCTTTGTGGACCGCCTCGCCGATGTAGGCGCGGTTGCTGAGCATGCGGTAGATGTATTTCTTGTCGATCCGGTTGCCGCGCGGCGTGCGGAGGCCGCGCGCGCCGACCTCCCGCGCCAGTTCCGTGCAGGACCCGATCTCGAGAAAGCGGGCGAAGATCCAGCGCACATGCGCAGTGGCGTCTTCGTCGATCACCAGCTTCCGGTTCTCGACCCGATAGCCGTAGGGCGGCACCCCGCCCATCCACATGCCCTTCTTCCGACTGGCGGCGACCTTGTCGCGGATGCGTTCAGCCGTGACCTCGCGTTCGAACTGGGCGAAGCTGAGCAGGATGTTCAGCGTCAGTCGCCCCATGGAGGTGGTGGTGTTGAACGACTGCGTGACCGAGACGAAGGTCACGCCGTTCCGGTCGAAGACCTCGACCAGCTTGGCGAAATCGGCGAGCGAGCGGCTGAGGCGGTCGATCTTGTAGACCACCACAACATCGACCAGCCCGTCCTCGATGTCCTCCAGCAGCCGCTGCAGGCCGGGGCGTTCAAGCGTGCCGCCGGAAATGCCGCCGTCGTCATACTGATCGCGGACCAGCACCCAGCCCTCGGACCGCTGGCTGGCGATGTACGCCTCGCAGGCCTCCCGCTGGGCGTGGAGCGAGTTGAACTCCTGCTCCAGTCCTTCCTCGGAGGATTTCCGGGTGTAGACGGCACACCGCAGCTTGCGGACGACCTTCGATTTTTCAGGCGGCTTCGTCATGTCCGCCCCCTGTGGTTCTTGAGCCCGAAGAACACCCAGCCGTTCCAGCGCGTGCCGGTGATGGCGCGCGCGATGGCGGACAGCGACTTGTACGGCCGACCTTGCCACTCGAAGCCGTCGGTCGTGACGGTGACGACCTGCTCGACACCCTGCCATTCGCGCAGCAGCCGCGTGCCGGTGATCGGGCGGTCACGGTCGGCGCGCATGCCACGCTTCTTCCTGTCGCCGCCGTCCAGTTCCTCGCCCAGCCGTTCCAGCCGCCGGATCGTCTCCGGTTTCAGCCCGCCATAGGCGAGTTCCTGGATGCGATAGGCGATGCGGCTTTCGAGATAGCGGCGGTTGAACGGCGGCGGTTCGCTGTCGAACAGGTCGCGCCACTGCTTTTTCAGGTCAGGCGTCGGCGTGGTCTTGAGCGCGGCGAGGCGCGCGGGGATGGGATCAGGCTTCATGCATTTCTCCGGTGAGTTGGAGTTGCATGACGGCATTGGTCGGGCGGATAGTGTAGGCAACTTTCTCCAGTATCGTCAGATACTTCGCCCTTCTCCCGCATGCGCAACCGAACAAGCCCGAGCGCCAACAGGCCGCAGAGCTCGGCGCGGCGCTCGGCGGGCGTCATGTGGTCGGGAGGGAGCGGGTTCGGGCGTTTCATGTCTCGGTGGCTATGCTCGGTGGCGTCGTTACCGATCAAAAGCCACCCCACCATCGGTGATGGGACATCTCTCCCAACAGGATTCAGGATTGCGAACAGGTAGAGAACATCAGGACTTGCCGATCACCGATTTGTCCGCGACAATCGCGAGTTGAATCAGTCGAGAGCAGTAGTTCATTGAGGTAAGTTCATGACGCGCGAAGCAACTCCGATCGGTCCCCATCTCCTGGAGCGGATCGAGGATGCGCGCGTGGATCTCGCCTCTGTGGACGTAACTGTCCGGCGAAAAGGCAACGTTGCCCTCGGTCTCCAGAGGCGACATCGCGGTATCAAGCTCCGAGCACGGCGCCACGATCGCCATCAGTAGCGCAAGTCAGAATTCTCGGAGACTTCAATGGTACGCGTCCCGGCTAAAACCTGCCCCAATCTTTCTCGGCTATTCGATGATGCAGAGCCCGAATTGCTGTCCGGATTCCTCAAGAGCAAGGCTTTCGAGAGGCTGAGCTGGCTCGCGCCCTACAGGTTCGACCCCAAGAATCCGGACGGTCCGTCGGTTGCCAGAAACATGCTGCCGCAGGAAAAGAAGGACCGGCTGGGGCCCCTCGAAGCTGAAGCTGCCCGGATCGTCACAATCGCAAGCGACCGTGGCGAGTATGTCCTCGAAGGTCTCGCCAAGACCACGCTCGAACCCGAGCGCACCAAGGAACTTTTGAACCAGCGGGACAAGCTCGCGCGAAGCCTTTGGGCTTACGCCAACGAACACGGCTTATTTGAAGCGGCGGAGAACAGCCTGCACCTTCGCCTCTACCGGCGCTATGACAAGCACTACCAGACTTTCATGGCCGAGCCTTCGGTCGACGGGGGCCCGGACGCCGGCAGCGCATTGCTCGAAGAGCTTCTGGTTGATCTCAACAAGCGTCTCGATCGCGGCGACGGCTACAGCATCGACAAGTTCGACATCCCCGAGGACGGCGATGAACCGGTGGCGGAGATGTACCTGCTGTTCCATCCCGATCCCCCCACAAGCGTTCGGGAGATCGATGACGACGGCAATAGATCGAGCATCTATTTTCGGCCGCCCGGAGAGGCGATGATCGTCTACACGCCATCGACCGGGCGGGTCCATGTCCGTGCCGGCAACCGAAAGCTCAGGCACACAGTCGCCGAACGCTTCATCGAGACTGCTCTCGAGCAGACCTACTCCAACCAGCCCGTCGATTTTCAGGCGTACGACATTTCGCAGTTCCTGCAAGGACTCGATCTTGAACCGCCGGAACTCGACGACGTCGTGATCGAACGCGCACAGGTGATCCGCGCTGACATCAGCATCGGCAATCTGGCCAACCGTCTCTCGCTTTCCACCACGATCGACCAGGACATCTCCGAAATCATCGACAGCCAGCCGGGCCTTCCGAGGATTTTCGAGCGGGCGCTCGCAATCCGTTTCGTCGAGATTGCGGTCCGGTATTTCCGCGCGGGACGGGATGAGGCGCAAACCCTCAACTTCACCCTCACCGACCGCAACACTAGCAGCCTTCTCAGCATCGACGACCCTTTCGAGCGCGTTCTGGGGCATCGCTTGCTCAGACACTGGAACATCCTCCGTGATGGTCGCGCGCCAGGCGAAGGGGAGAGCATGGCGGTCATGCCCGCCTTGCTGGCCATCTGGGATATCGGAGCTGACAGGGTCACCGGCGCATGGCTCCAAACTCGCGGTGTCGATCCTGGCCTCCTGACCGATCTGGGCTTCCTCGTGCCGGCCGGCTGGGAAGGCGACGACCTGATCGACGATGAAGACGAGGTCGGCCCGGTGGCAGCCGAAGTGGTCGTTCGTATCGAGAAGGGAGATGCGGAGGAAGAAGACCGTAAGGTGGCCGACCTCAAGGTCACCGAGGGACAGGCGACGTCTGCGGGCAACCCGGATCGCTACAGGATCTATCGGGTGCGTGACGGCTGGGTCGCGCAACACCTGAAGGAACGTCTCGAAAAGGCGCTCGATGCGCCCGCCATCGAGAAGCTGACCGATCATCTCCTCTACCTTGGAACGCTCAGTGTCGATGGCGGAGATGTTCCGATCTACCTTGCGCGTGGTCTCGACCGGGAGAGGGTCCGGTCTGCCGTCGATACGGAACTTCGGGCGCGCCACAACCTCGGTATTGGACTGGTTCTGCAGGCCGGCACCGCTCCCGGACCGTGCCTGGCGGCCAATGTTCTGACGCCGCTTGTTGATCAAATCGACACCAAGCAAGCCGAAATCGCGTTGGTCGCAGACAAGCTCCGGTCCGTGTTCCGGCGACATCGGATATTGGCCCGTGGAGGCATGACGGTCGGACTCACCCGTAGCGGCGATGATATCGCGACCCTCTTCGTGCCAGGGAAAGGCACCATCGACATCAAGGGCGAAAACCGCATCCAGATCATCCAGCGGCTGGTCGATGCCCACAACAACGGCCCGACGCCGATGTCGACCAAGGATCTTGTCAAGGGAATCGCTGAAGACCAGTCCCTGTCGAACATCTTCAAGCAGCCGCTGTGGGACAAGCTGAAGGCCAACTTTCTGAGAAGTCTTGGCGCCAAGGGGCCGTGGGAGATCGCAATCTGACAGCTGGCTCCGATCCGGCTCCGATTGGGGGGTCTGACGGGCTCCGATTCTTCAGGCCAATGGGAGTGCTCCATCGATCAGAGGAGCACTTCCATGCCGACTCCCTTCCCCCCGCGCCAGACAGCCCAGTCGAGCTGGTCCGGCGCCGCGAAGACCAAGCCCACCACCTCGAACTCGGAATGGCGCTGCACGCGCTGTGACAAGCTGCTCGGCGTCTGCCGGGACGGCCGCATGCACCTGCGCTTCGCGCGGGGGCACGAGTATCTCGTGGGCTTCCCGGTGCAGGCCACCTGTCGGGGCTGCGGCACGCTGAACAACGCGACCGCACCCGCGCGCTGACACGCGCTTTCACCCAACCCCCTGAATCGCAGAGACGCGCGACGTCCTGACCTGGCCACGAGAAGGCGCCGGACGCCTGGCCGCAAGGCAGGCGTCCAATGTCTATCGCGTGGCACGAGATCCGTGATCACCTCATGCATTCTTCTTCCAACCTTCACTTCCAGCGCAGTTTCGACGCCGTCCGGCGTGCGCAGGCTGCCCTCACACCGTTCCGGGATCCGGCGGCCCTGCTGGACGGGCTGCACGGCACGACCGGCGATCAGGGCCAGAAGAACCTGATCCTCTCCGCGCTCGTCAGAGCGGCGCAGGGCGACGGGCCCGCGTCCGACTGCGCCCTGACGCTGCTGTTGCTGGCGCTCTGGCCCGGCCTCGACGCCATCCGCCGCCGATCGATCTGGCGCAGGCTCGGCACCGCCGACGAGGTCGCGTCCGACGTTCTGGCGCGCACCACCGAGGCAGTCCGCAGCCTCGATCTCAGGCGCGTCAACTGGATCGCGGCCACGGTGCTGCGCAACGTCGAGCGCGACATGATCCGCGTGCGCCGGCGCGACTCGGCGCGCGAACATCTCGCCAGCGGCGCCAAACCCGACGAGGTGGCGGACAGCGGTGACAGCGGGATCGGCGCGGCCGGGTACGCACGGCTGAACGACGCCGTGCGGAAGCTGCTCGGCGATGACGCCCTGCTGGTGATCCGCGTGGCGATCGAGGGTTTCTCGCAAGCCGAGGCGGGAGCCGAACTGGGCTTGACCGAGGCTGCCGCCCGCAAGCGGTACCAGCGCGCCATGCGCCGGCTGCACGACGCCCTCGAGGAAATCCCCTGAACGGATGTCCCGATCCGGTCCTGCGGGTGGCTTTTCCCATTCGAGCGCCCCGAGCGCCTTCCCTCCAACCGAAAGCAGACACGCATGAACCGCACTGCCGATCTGTCGCTCGAGGATTTCAGGCGTCTTCCGGGGCTCTATCGCCGCTGGGAGCTGACCGAGGTCTGCGAGCCCAACCGCAACTATCAGATCGAGGACGCCGGCACGCACGCGGACGGGACGCCGCTACTGGCGATCTACGTCGCCGAGCCCGCGCCCGACGTCCGCGAGGCCGCGTGATGGGCCTCCTCGATCACCTCATCTCACGGAGAACCGCCATGCCGGACCAGCCGGACGACATCACCCGTCTTCGCAAGGTGAACTACGCCCTCGAAGATCTCCCCGAAACCATCGCCTTCCCGCAGCGCGCGGGTGACGAGCCGCGCGAGCCGCTGCCGGTCGTCGAGGCGACCGTCGACGAGATCGCCTTCGCGATCGTGGAAGCGGAGCGCGAGAGCACGGCCGCCTACCGCCGCGCCGACGCGCTGAAGCGCCTCTACAAGCTCGCCCGCGAGGCGGGGTGCATCGGCGCAGATCGCGCCGCCACGGCGGTGATGAAGAAGGAGGGCCAGTGATGGCCCTTCCCATCATCGGCGCCGATGAGAGGCTCGCGCAGCGCAAGGGCATCAAGGGCGTCATCTTCGGCCGGTCCGGCATCGGCAAGACCAGCCTGCTCTGGACGCTGAACGCCTCGACCACGCTCTTTCTCGATCTCGAGGCCGGGGATCTGGCGGTCGAGGGGCTGGAGATCGACACGCTCCGGCCCCGCACCTGGAAGGAATGCCGCGACTTCGCGGTGTTCATCGGCGGGCCGAACCCGGCGCTGCGCGAGGACCAGCCCTACAGCCAGGCGCATTTCGACGAGGTCTGCGGGCGCTACGGCGATCCGGCGGTGATCGGGAAATACGAGACCGTCTTCATCGACTCGATCACCGTTGCCGGGCGACTCTGCTTCCAGTGGTGCCGCGGCCAGCCCGAGGCCCTCTCGGAGAAGACCGGCAAGCCCGACATCCGCGGCGCCTACGGGCTGCACGGCCGCGAGATGATCGGGTGGCTGACCCATCTGCAGCACACGCGCGGCAAGCATGTCTGGTTCGTGGGCATCCTCGACGAGCGGCTCGACGACTTCAACCGCAAGGTCTTCCAGCCGCAGATCGACGGCTCGAAGACCGGGCTCGAACTGCCCGGGATCGTCGACCAGGTCATCACCATGGCCGACATCCCGGACCCCGGCGGCCAGCCGCAGCGCGCCTTCGTCTGCCAGACGCTGAACCCCTGGGGCTATCCGGCCAAGGACCGCTCGGGCCGCCTCGACAGGGTCGAGGCCCCGCATCTCGGCCGGCTGATGGAGAAGATCCAGCGCCCCGCGGCGCCGGCCTCCGAACGCCTGACCTGGCCGCCGTTGACCCCGGCCGATCCCGCCCCCGCGCAGGAGCCCGGCCATGGCTGAGCGCCTCTCGCCACGCCCGGTGTCCCGATCCGGTCGCCGGGGTGGCTTTTCCCCTCTGACGCCACTGCGCGTCCCATCCTCCAACTGAAAGGAGCCGCGCAATGTCCGGACCCTGGAACGACTTCAACTCCGCGCAATCCAACACCAACGTCATCCCGAAGGGCACGCTTGCCAAGGTTCGCCTGACGCTCCGCCCGGGCGGCTTCGACGACCCCTCGCAGGGCTGGACAGGCGGCTGGGCGCGCCGCGCCGCCACCGGCGCCGTCTATCTCGACGCCGAATACACGGTGCTCGAGGGGCCCCATGCCCGGCGCAAGATCTGGTCGCTGATCGGCCTCTACAGCCCGAAGGGACCGGACTGGGCGAACATGGGGCGCGGCCTGATCCGCGGCATCCTCAACTCAGCGCGCGGCGTGTCGGACAAGGACAACTCGCCCGAGGCGCAGGCCCGCCGCCGCATCAACGGGTTCGGCGATCTCGACGGGGTCGAATTCGTCGCCCGCATCGACATCGGCACCGACACCAACGGCGAGGACAAGAACGAGATCCGCGCCGCGGTCACCCCGATCATCGCGACTACGCCGCGCTGATGGGCACGGTAGCGCCGCAGTTCGCCGCTGCCCCGGCGCAGGGCCACGCCCCGCAGCAGCCCACCACGGCCACCCAGCCCAGCCAGCCCGCGTCCGCCCCGGCGCCGCCGGTCGGCCGAGCTGGGCGCAGTAAGGGGGAGACCGGCCATGCGCCTGCGCCCCCGCCAGAAGACCTTCGTCGAGCGCAGCGTGGCTGCGCTCGCTTCCCGCGGCAACACGCTGGGCGTGGCGCCCACCGGCGCGGGCAAGACCATCATGCTCTCGGCGGTCACCGGCGAGATGATCGGCGACGGGGCCAAGGCCTGCGTACTGGCGCATCGCGACGAGTTGACGGCGCAGAACCGCGCCAAGTTCCAGCGCGTGGTGCCGGGCGTCGCCACCTCGGTGATCGACGCCACGGAGAAGTCCTGGGGCGGCCAGGTCGCCTTCGCCATGGTGCCGACGCTGGCGCGGGCCTCGAACCTCGCCGACATGCCGCGTCTCGACCTGCTTGTCGTCGACGAGGCGCACCATGCCGTCGCCGACAGCTACCGCCGCATCATCGACCGCGTGCGCGAGGCCAATCCCGACGCCCGCATCTTCGGGGTCACGGCGACGCCGAACCGGGGTGACCGGAAGGGGCTGCGCGAGGTCTTCGACAACGTGGCCGACCAGGTGCGGCTGGGCGAGCTGATCGCCTCGGGCCACCTGGTGCCGCCGCGCACCTTCGTCATCGACGTGGGCGTGCAGGACGAGCTGCGCTCGGTCCGCAAGACCATGTCGGATTTCGACATGGCGGAGGTGGCGGGCATCATGGACCGCGCCCCCGTCACCGACGAGGTGATCCGCCACTGGAAGGAAAAGGCGGGGTCCGAAGGACGGCAGACCGTGGTGTTCTGCTCCACCGTCGCCCATGCCGAGCACGTCACCGACGCCTTCAGGGCGGCGGGCGTTTCCGCCGCGCTGATCCACGGCGATCTGGCAGCCGAGACCCGCAAGGCGATCCTCACCGACTACGCGGCGGGCGACATCCGCGTCGTGGTCAACGTGGCGGTGCTGACCGAGGGCTGGGACCATCCGCCCACCTCCTGCGTCGTGCTGCTGCGCCCCAGCTCCTACAAGTCCACGATGATCCAGATGGTAGGTCGCGGGCTGCGCACCGTCGATCCCGAGGAACACCCCGGCATCGTCAAGACCGACTGCGTCGTGCTGGATTTCGGCACATCGAGCCTGATCCACGGCACGCTGGAACAGGATGTCGATCTCGACGGCAAGACCGAAACCGGCGAGGCGCCGACCAAGACCTGTCCTGCCTGCGAGGCGGAGATCCCGCTGGCCGCCACCGAATGCCCCCTATGCGGCGAGGCGTTCCCGCGGGAGGACGAAGAGGCCGGTGAAGGTGGCGGTGCCACGCCGCTCTCGGGCTTCATGATGACCGAGATCGACCTGCTGCAGCGATCCAGCTTCGCTTGGGTCGACCTCTACGGCACGGACGATGCGCTGATGGCCACCGGCTTCGCAGCCTGGGGCGGCATCTTCTGGCTGGACGGGGTCTGGTACGCCATCGGCGGCGCGAAGGGCGAACGCCCCCATCTGCTGGGTGTTGGCGAGCGCACGGTCTGCCTCGCGCAGGCGGACGACTGGCTGAACACCCACGAGACCGATGAGAGCGCCTTCAAGACCCGCTCCTGGCTGCGCCAGCCGCCCACGGAAAAGCAGCTGCAATACCTGCCGCCCGAGTGTCGCCATGACTTCGGCCTGACGCGCTACCGCGCCTCGGCGCTGATGACCTTCGGCTTCAACAAGCGCGCCATCCGCCAGCTGATCGACAGCGCGGCCAGCCCCGAACGGAGGGCGGCATGACCCATGTCCACATCCACCCCCATCACGGCCGAGGACCGGCGGCGGCTCTGGCATCCGCGTGGAACGCTCTGTGCTGTCTGCCGGCAACCCACCCGTGGTTTTGGCTGGTTCGATCCGCACCGTTCGAAGCGGCCCCGGCCATCGGTCTGGTTCTGCTCGATGCCCTGCCAGTCCTTCTGGACGCGCTTGGCGCGGGAGCGTTTCGCCATGGTTGACCTGACCGAGGAGGAGCGCGCCGCGATCACCGCCACCATGAAGCGCGTGGCGCTGCTGATGGACGAGATCGGCTGGGCCACCCCGCTTGCCGAACTCACCGAGGCGCAGGTGCGCGCACTGATCGAGGAGGCCGTCGAGGGCTTCCGCGAGGCCATGTCCGACATCGCCCGGGCGCAGACGCCGGAGGTGCCGTTTTGACCCTCGATTACAATCACCGCCCCAGCTTCGCGGACCGGGTGAACGCCGCCGTCGACCAGGCGCTGACCGCCGATCAGGCGACGCGGCCGCCCCGCGACTACCTCGGCGGCTCGCGTCTCGGCCATGCCTGCGAGCGCGCCCTGCAGTTCGAGTTCACCACGACGCCGAAGGACGAGGGCCAGGACTTCAGCGGCCAGTCGCTGCGCATCTTCGCCATCGGCCATGTGCTCGAGGATCTGGCCGTCGCCTGGCTGCGTGGCGCGGGCTTCGACCTCTACACCCGCAAGGGCAACCGGGCCGATGGCGGCCAGTTCGGCTTCTCCGTCGCGGGCGGGCGCATCCGCGGTCATGTCGACGGCATCATCGCCGCGGGGCCCGAAGGTTTCGGTCTCGCCGTTCCCGCGCTCTGGGAATGCAAGACCATGAACGCCAAGAACTGGCGCGCCTGCGTCAAGGACGGCGTGAGCAAGTCGAAGCCGGTCTATGCCGCCCAGATCGCGGTCTATCAGGCCTACATGGAAACCAGCGTGCCCGGCATCAGCGCCGCGCCCGCCGTGTTCACCGCGATCAACAAGGACACGGCCGAGATGCACCACGAACTGGTGCCCTTCGACGCCGATCTCGCGCAGCGCATGTCCGACCGGGGCGTGCGGATCCTGCAGGCGACCGATGCGGGCGAGTTGCTGCCGCGCGTCGCCACTACGCCTGACTTCTTCGAATGCCGCTTCTGCCCCTGGTCCGAGCGCTGCTGGGGGCTGCCGGCATGAGCGACGATGGCGTCCTGCATTTCAACCCGTGGATGGATTTCAACGACGGGCCACCGTCCGAGAACCCGTTCGGCTGCGACCCTGACCCCAGCAGATCGCCGTCTTCCTCGACACCGTGTTCAGCTGGTGCGAGGGGCTGATCCGCTCCGGGGTTTCGTCGACAAGGGTCAGGGCCGAGACGGCAAGCCGCACAACATCTGGATCGCGGCCGACGACAGCGCACCAGGGAAACTCGCGACCTTCGCCGCGTGGGCGAACCGCGAGGGGCGGCCGTCTATGTCATCCCAGGCACCGTCGCCGAGCAGGGCCAGGCCCGCGCCGCCGATGTGCTGCAGATGCAGGCCGTCGTCGTCGATCTCGACGCGGGCGACATCCCGGCCAAGCTGGACCATGTCACCCGCCACCTCGGCGCGCCCACGCTCATCATCGAAAGCGGCGGGCGCACGCCCGAGGGCGCGGCGAAGCTCCATGTCTGGTGGAAACTGACCGAACCCGCCGAGAGCGAAGAGCTGGCCACCCTCTGCCGCCTGCGGGGCGA from Hyphomicrobiaceae bacterium encodes:
- a CDS encoding sigma-70 family RNA polymerase sigma factor, with product MSIAWHEIRDHLMHSSSNLHFQRSFDAVRRAQAALTPFRDPAALLDGLHGTTGDQGQKNLILSALVRAAQGDGPASDCALTLLLLALWPGLDAIRRRSIWRRLGTADEVASDVLARTTEAVRSLDLRRVNWIAATVLRNVERDMIRVRRRDSAREHLASGAKPDEVADSGDSGIGAAGYARLNDAVRKLLGDDALLVIRVAIEGFSQAEAGAELGLTEAAARKRYQRAMRRLHDALEEIP
- a CDS encoding DUF2924 domain-containing protein, which codes for MKPDPIPARLAALKTTPTPDLKKQWRDLFDSEPPPFNRRYLESRIAYRIQELAYGGLKPETIRRLERLGEELDGGDRKKRGMRADRDRPITGTRLLREWQGVEQVVTVTTDGFEWQGRPYKSLSAIARAITGTRWNGWVFFGLKNHRGRT
- a CDS encoding DEAD/DEAH box helicase family protein — protein: MNEADTCRKFVVPKLQEAGWDERPHAINEQRTFTDGRVVFVGGKARRGKQKRSDYLLRYNPDFPIAVVEAKSRYRHAAEGLQQAKEYAEILGLRFAYSTNGIEIVEFDYTTGIERTISDFPAPGDLWARLRRAEGIVDDQVAERLLTPTFPDRAKPLRYYQEIAVNRAVQAALQGRKRALLTLCTGAGKTAVAFQICWKLWSARWNSKGVNRNPKILFLADRNVLVDDPMAKDFSPFGDARHKIAGGLAVKSRDMYFAIYQSIARDENRPGLYREYARDFFDLIIIDECHRGSARDDSNWREILEWFEPATQIGMTATPRREDNVDTYNYFGDPLYEYSLAQGIADGFLAPYRVHRVISDYDAAGWRPTRGQLDRYGREIPDAEYSTRDFERVVALRARTQAIARHLAGFMAETDRFAKTIVFCVDQEHALEMRQALAALNTDLVKDHPDYVCRVTSDEGDVGSAHRAKFQDVETQTPVILTTSQLLTTGVDAPTCKNVVLARVVGSMPEFKQIIGRGTRLRPDYGKLAFNIIDYTGTATRMFADPAFDGDPVREDEAVINADGDIVEEREIEEVAPDPDDFPEGPDIPDGPVELGDEGENGPRKFYVDGGEVAIVRHLVYELDSDGRQLACRQLTDYTGDKVRTLYPNASELRTDWLDPERRAEIVERLEEKGIHLDSLADAVGKPEADPFDLLCHLAYNAPLRTRRERADRLVREQDEFLDRFGPDAREVLDAVLEKYAEHGSAQFKLPDILEVPPFSEWGNVIEIAARFGGGKELRSAVTELQRLLYTA
- a CDS encoding recombinase family protein; translated protein: MTKPPEKSKVVRKLRCAVYTRKSSEEGLEQEFNSLHAQREACEAYIASQRSEGWVLVRDQYDDGGISGGTLERPGLQRLLEDIEDGLVDVVVVYKIDRLSRSLADFAKLVEVFDRNGVTFVSVTQSFNTTTSMGRLTLNILLSFAQFEREVTAERIRDKVAASRKKGMWMGGVPPYGYRVENRKLVIDEDATAHVRWIFARFLEIGSCTELAREVGARGLRTPRGNRIDKKYIYRMLSNRAYIGEAVHKGDSYPGEHDAIIDPEIWDRVHAILQESPRKRAARTRADTPALLKGLLFGPDGAAFSPTHTRKGDRLYRYYVSQTVLKHGAGSCPVGRVPAGEIEGAVIDQLRAVFRQPEIVAGTWKAARAYADDISEADARAALQQLDPLWDELFPAEQARIVTLLVERVDIGTNGLNFRLRMDGLGGLAREMLSGSIGAAA
- a CDS encoding ATP-binding protein, giving the protein MALPIIGADERLAQRKGIKGVIFGRSGIGKTSLLWTLNASTTLFLDLEAGDLAVEGLEIDTLRPRTWKECRDFAVFIGGPNPALREDQPYSQAHFDEVCGRYGDPAVIGKYETVFIDSITVAGRLCFQWCRGQPEALSEKTGKPDIRGAYGLHGREMIGWLTHLQHTRGKHVWFVGILDERLDDFNRKVFQPQIDGSKTGLELPGIVDQVITMADIPDPGGQPQRAFVCQTLNPWGYPAKDRSGRLDRVEAPHLGRLMEKIQRPAAPASERLTWPPLTPADPAPAQEPGHG